GGGGAACACGTTCCCCGGCTGGGGTGCAGGGGCAAGGCCCCTGCGTCCGTCGTCGTGGCGTGTCGTCGAGGTGTGAGGTATTCGATGGAGTTGAAGGCACTTCTCCGGGGCGAGCTCTGGCTGACGTTCGATATCCTGCTGGGGCTCCTGATCGGGGATCTGGTGCTGCGGTGGGGGCTGGCCGACCGGCTGATGCGGAGGATGATGCCCTGGCTGCGCCGGCACGGCATCGGTCCTCTGGTGGGGCTTGCTTTGACGCTCAGCCTGGGGTCGGCCAAGGCGGGGGCGGCAGTTTTGGCGTCCGCGCTCTCCGAGGGGCGGATCGACCGGCACACCGCGCTCTGGGGAACGCTGTCGCTGGCCTTTCCCGCGTACCTGCGGCGGTGGCCGGCGACGCTGGTGCTCTCGGTGAGCATGACGGGGCTCGTGGGCGGGATATTCGCCCTGGTCCTCATCCTGCGCAGCCTGGTCCGTTTTGCGCTGGTGGTGTGCGTCCTGCGCTCGCGGGAGTCCGGTGAGCTCTCTCGGGAGGAGGTTCTCGATCGGCGGAGGATGGGCTGGGGCTTCTATCGAAAACTCGGGGTGACGCTGCCGCTGGCCTGGTTCTTCTACGCCGTCGCCTTCGCGCTGGCGCCCTATGCGGAGTCCGCGTTTCGGCGGTGGTTCATGGGGGGCTCCTTTCTGCCCCTCGCGGGCTGGGCCGTGGCGGCCGCGTCCGTGGCGCACGTATCCGCGGCCCTGGCCCTGACGGGCGGGAGCCTTGCGGCTGGGGAGCTCTCCGCCGCTCAGGCGGTCTTTGCGCTGCTCCTGGGGAACGGCCTGGGGATCGTCACCCGCGCGCTGCGGCAGAACGCGGGCTATTACTTCGGTCTTTTTCCGGCGGGGCTGGCGCGGACGATGCTGTTCTGGAACGTCGGGACGGTGGCCCTTCTGACGGGGTTGAGCCTGGCCCTGGCGGCCGTGCCGCTCCTGCTGGGGTAGGGCCGCAGGGCGCATTTCGAGGCGGGAGGCGTTGGGTATGATGGGACCGGAGGAGATCGAGCGGGCCAGCATGGCCATCATCGGGCGGGAGATGGGGGATTGGGCGGGCCCCGCGGAGAACCTGCCCGTCCTCAAGCGGGTGATCCACACGACGGCGGACTTCGATTTCGTCCGGAACCTGCTCTTTTCCCCGAATGCGGTTTGGTTGGGGCGCGAGGCGCTGCGGCGCGGCGTCACGGTGGTCACGGATACGGCCATGGCGGCGGCGGGGATCGGCAAGCCAGCGGCTGCGCGCTGGGGCGTTTCGGTGGTCTGCCGCATGGCGGACCCCGACGTGAGGGACGAGGCGTTGCGGCGCGGTGTCACGCGGGCCGTGGTGAGCATGGAA
This sequence is a window from uncultured Fretibacterium sp.. Protein-coding genes within it:
- a CDS encoding precorrin-8X methylmutase, whose protein sequence is MMGPEEIERASMAIIGREMGDWAGPAENLPVLKRVIHTTADFDFVRNLLFSPNAVWLGREALRRGVTVVTDTAMAAAGIGKPAAARWGVSVVCRMADPDVRDEALRRGVTRAVVSMERAAAETPDAIFAIGNAPTALIRLCELVREGAARPSLVVGVPVGFVNVVESKEMLVATDVPYIAAMGRKGGSPVASAVVNALLYGMEP